The following proteins are co-located in the Shouchella hunanensis genome:
- a CDS encoding PaaI family thioesterase has translation MTTFTDDQLLQLSKHAKNTLIEHLGITYKEVSLDKVVMTMPVGPNVHQPYGVLHGGASVVLAETAASIATAINIDQDTHVCFGMEINANHIRTMADGLLIATATPFHKGRSTMVWHIELTNEEGETICISRCTVSVMKKKVN, from the coding sequence ATGACTACTTTTACTGACGACCAACTTTTACAGCTAAGCAAGCATGCGAAGAATACCTTAATTGAGCACCTTGGCATTACATATAAGGAGGTTTCCCTTGATAAAGTCGTTATGACAATGCCAGTGGGACCAAATGTGCATCAGCCCTATGGGGTTCTCCACGGTGGTGCTTCTGTTGTTCTTGCCGAAACAGCCGCCTCCATTGCTACAGCTATTAACATTGATCAGGATACTCATGTTTGCTTTGGTATGGAAATAAATGCGAATCACATTCGTACTATGGCTGACGGTTTACTTATTGCCACGGCCACTCCTTTTCACAAAGGGCGCTCCACAATGGTTTGGCATATTGAACTAACGAATGAAGAAGGAGAAACCATCTGTATTTCACGTTGTACCGTATCTGTAATGAAAAAAAAAGTTAACTAG
- a CDS encoding S66 peptidase family protein, with translation MSIAPPQLNQGDTVGIVTLGSPLSADTIRTRVDYLEQLGFNTLLGESVFNRTGFLAGSAESRANDFMNMVLNPDVKWILPTRGGVGVAGIIPYLDFTEIRDNPKIISGYSDITILLNAIYQYVDLITFQGLLLIDFRDSTPSYNFDQFFSATMNGNAPYRFLNPPGIPLQGKVGGVGTGELVGGNLTSFVDSLGTPYEINTRGKVIFLEDTHEATNTIYRYLAHLEAAGKFEDCVAILMGTCTDCPVSYNTSYQDLIDAFIVPLGKPLVTNVQSAHNYYKGTLPIGANVRVDGTNGTITILENTVAGN, from the coding sequence ATGAGCATTGCGCCGCCGCAACTCAATCAAGGTGATACGGTAGGAATTGTAACGTTAGGTAGCCCACTTTCAGCTGACACCATTCGTACTCGGGTTGATTATTTGGAGCAGCTTGGCTTTAACACCCTTTTAGGAGAGAGCGTGTTCAATCGAACAGGGTTTTTAGCTGGGTCTGCTGAGAGTAGAGCGAATGACTTTATGAATATGGTGTTAAACCCAGACGTAAAATGGATTTTGCCGACGCGAGGAGGTGTAGGCGTCGCAGGTATTATCCCTTATCTTGATTTCACAGAAATTCGTGATAATCCTAAGATTATTTCTGGCTACAGTGATATAACGATCCTTTTAAATGCCATCTACCAGTATGTAGACCTTATTACGTTTCAAGGGTTACTTCTGATTGATTTTCGTGATAGTACCCCTTCATATAATTTTGATCAATTCTTTTCAGCGACTATGAACGGCAATGCCCCCTACCGATTCCTTAACCCGCCTGGAATACCCTTACAAGGGAAGGTCGGTGGAGTTGGAACAGGTGAACTAGTTGGAGGTAATCTAACGTCATTTGTTGATTCGTTAGGCACACCTTATGAAATAAACACGAGGGGAAAAGTGATCTTCCTTGAAGATACACACGAAGCAACGAATACGATTTATCGCTATTTAGCTCACTTAGAAGCAGCAGGAAAATTTGAGGATTGTGTAGCTATTCTGATGGGTACATGTACGGATTGTCCAGTATCCTATAATACAAGTTACCAAGATTTAATTGATGCCTTTATTGTACCTTTAGGCAAACCTCTTGTTACGAATGTTCAATCGGCACATAATTATTATAAAGGAACGTTACCTATCGGCGCGAATGTACGAGTCGATGGAACAAACGGAACGATTACCATCTTAGAAAATACTGTAGCCGGTAATTAG